CAACACCCAACCACGCTGTAAATGACAAATCAGACAAGGGCCTGAGTAAGCAGAATACCAGGCAAATACTtcacaaaaaacattttattagccCCAAGTGGTGTTAATATACCCCAACACTGCCCTTCTCTGCTAATCTGACGGTCTCATTGTATCGGGGTCACTGCATGTTAACCATAGCCATCGGGGGGGAAAGATCAATCATTAATGGAACTGCATTTTAATAATTTCACCGAATGGTCTTCACAGAATTAAACATCTTTCATCTCTGCTCAGCCTCTTTACATTAATGCCATTATTGTGACAATGGTAAAAAGACAAGCTGTTCCCACAAATGTTCCGGCAGCATTTTACTGAAGTGAATAAAAGGTTTAAGAGAAATGCTcacacagtgaggggaaaaaaatgggAGCGCTTGCTCAAATGACAAAACGGCAGGGAGAGCAGGATTGGTGGAGAGAAAAACTAGCAGTACTCATTGAAATCCCAATCTCTATAAAgcattaacaaaaaaacaaaaaaaaagggacgGAATAAAGCCAGATCATTACTGTATAAATAAGAATGTCTGCACACCTATATAACAAACAGTAAGGGagtgtatatatattgtgtaacGGCAGCACGTTAGGGGGCTTCATGATGGCGGTTAGAGAACCTACGTCCAGCACTCATTCCCAGGCAATCACAAGTGTTGCAGTTGCAGAGTATTCCCTGAATAAGAGACAGAAGCAGGCACTAAATCCCGTGAGATGTACAAACCTTCTTTGCATAGTCAGTCATCTTCTTGGGTGTGTTAAAGAATAATATCCTTGTTGCCTCATTAAACAAGACTTTCTCATACGCCTTTTCAATGCAGCCAGCAATTTCATCCCTGCAACAAAACGTAGCAACATCCATATAAACCAAATTAGCCATTGCTAGGTAGAGGTGCAAGGGCTGGGAGTTAAGCTGTAGGAATGAGGGCAGAGGGAGAGAGCGCTGAGAGTTACACCAGCCAGTGACGGGGAGCATGGCCGGGGCTGAGAGTTACACCAGCCAGTGACAGTGAGGATGGCCGAGGCTGAGAGTTACACCAGCCAGTGACAGTGAGGATGGCCGGGGCTGAGAGTTACACCAGCCAGTGACAGTGAGGATGGCCGGGGCTGAAAGCGCTGAGAGTTACACCAGCCAGTGACAGGGAGGATGGCCGGGGCTGAAAGCGCTGAGAGTTACACCAGCCAGTGACAGGGAGGATGGCCGGGGTTGAGAGTTACACCAGCCAGTGACAGTGAGGATGGCCGGGGCTGAGAGTTACACCAGCCAGTGACAGTGAGGATGGCCGGGGCTGAGAGTTACACCAGCCAGTGACAGTGAGGATGGCCGGGACTGAGAGTTACACCAGCCAGTGACAGTGAGGATGGCCGGGGCTGAAAGCGCTGAGAGTTACACCAGCCAGTGACAGGGAGGATGGCTGGGGTTGAGAGTTACACCAGCCAGTGACAGTGAGGATGGCCGGGGCTGAGAGTTACACCAGCCAGTGACAGTGAGGATGGCCGGGGCTGAGAGTTACACCAGCCAGTGACAGTGAGGATGGCCGGGGCTGAGAGTTACACCAGCCAGTGACAGTGAGGATGGCCGGGGCTGAAAGCGCTGAGATTTACACCAGCCAGTGACAGGGAGGATGGCCGGGGTTGAGAGTTACACCAGCCAGTGACAGGGAGGATGGCCGGGGCTGAAAGCGCTGAGAGTTACACCAGCTAGTGACAGGGAGAGCTGGGAGTTACACCAGCCAGTGACAGGGAGGATGGCCGGGGCTGAAAGCGCTGAGAGTTACACCAGCCAGTGACAGGGAGGATGGCCGGGGCTGAAAGCGCTGAGAGTTACACCAGCCAGTGACAGGGAGGATGGCCGGGGCTGAGACTTACACCAGCCAGTGACAGGGAGAGCTGGGAGTTACACCAGCCAGTGACAGGGAGGATGGCCGGGGCTGAAAGCGCTGAGAGTTACACCAGCCAGTGACAGGGAGGATGGCCGGGGCTGAGAGTTACACCAGCCAGTGACAGGGAGAGCTGGGAGTTACACCAGCCAGTGACAGGGAGGATGGTCGGGGCTGAGAGCGCTGGGAGTTACACCAGCCAGTGACAGGGAGGATGGCCGGGGCTGAGAGCGCTGAGAGTTACACCAGCCAGTGACAGGGAGGATGGCCGGGGCTGAGAGCGCTGGGAGTTACACCAGCCTGTGACAGGGAGGATGGCCGGGGCTGAGAGTTACACCAGCCAGTGACAGGGAGGATGGCCGGGGCTGAGAGTTACACCAGCCAGTGACAGGGAGGATGGCCGGGGCTGAGAGCGCTGGGAGTTACACCAGCCTGTGACAGGGAGGATGGCCGGGGCTGAGAGTTACACCAGCCAGTGACAGGGAGGATGGCCGGGGCTGAGAGTTACACCAGCCAGTGACAGGGAGAGCGGCCGGGGCTGAGAGTAACACCAGCCAGTGACAGGGAGAGCTGGGAGTTACACCAGCCAGTGACGGGGAGGATGGTCGGGGCTGAGAGCGCTGGGAGTTACACCAGCCAGTGACAGGGAGGATGGCCGGGGCTGAGAGTTACACCAGCCAGTGACAGGGAGGATGGCCGGGGCTGAGAGCGCTGGGAGTTACACCAGCCTGTGACAGGGAGGATGGCCGGGGCTGAGAGTTACACCAGCCAGTGACAGGGAGGATGGCAGGGGTTGAGAGTTACACTAACCTTATTGTGTTGAGTAAAATGTCAATGAAGAACGTGTAACTCTCGGCTGGGATGTTACCTTTCGCCAGAAACACTTTGTTGTAGCTCCCTTCCATCAGGTACTGCCATTATTTAAAACAAAGAATAGTGTATTAGTTAGATCTCTAAAAATGTACGTTTCATCATTCTGCCAAACAGAAACTCCTCAGCCGTGTCAGTGACTGCACCTGCAGAAAACATGCGAAAATGCCAATACCAGAGCAGACATTAACCCTCGGACCGCACCATTTTTCTTCTCaaaatttggttaaaaaaaaaaggtccaccGCACTCTGCACAATTGGTCATATATGACACGTTTAGCAAGTTAATTCCTTTCAAAAACCAGAAGACATGTGACATCTAGCAGGAAACTATATCAACCGGGTATCCTGCGATTTCCGCATGCAGCACCTACTGCTATCATTTTATGCATTTTCATGGGCTCGCAGTTATTTTCCCATTCACACTACCCTGCTAATGGGAACATTGCAGGATAGCAATGCAAAGAAACGTAAATAAGTGCAAGCCCGTGCTGCATGCGGAAATCCCAGGACACCCGATCAGAGAGTTAAACCAAGGTACCCATCAGGTTCATAACCTTACAGTGTAAAATCCTACGTACTATTACTCAGAATATTCCGTTACCTGCTCCAGAGACACCGGGTGTTTGATGTAAACATTTGCCTGGATCTCTTTTGCTGGTAACCTCTCGAGCTCTGTGTGAAATTCAGCCACTCTGTTCTGCGACAGGAGGAAAAGGAGGTTGAGGCCAAGGAGCTGGTGTTTGTATGCGGATTCTGGGAGCTCATCCCTGAAACACAGGTAAAACAGGTTAAAGACTTGCTGTGTCTCCTGGAGCCAGTGGAAGAGCTAGGACACTGAACACAGTTATTTTAACATTATCAATATCTATAGTACTGGCAGCCATCCCTGCCACAATGGTAGCAGGGAAAGCTCAGAACATGCTTTCCATGCTCAGTCCAGTAGTAGTCCTCTTGCAATGATTATCTGAGCTTTGGAGCTGTATGTGCAGAATAGCAATTCACATCCCAGCCTGCCAAGCCCACCACTTTTATTGggtttttattaaaaaacattttatgatGATTGCAAATTTAGATATTATTCCATTTCTTTTCAGTTGCCTTTTTAGAGTGAGAGAGACTAAATAATGTTGTGTCTTTATCAGCAAATAATCCTTATGCTTACTCGTAGTCAAAGTAGTAGCATTTCAGCTGAGCCATATATCTTTCAAATGAAGGGATGTCTTTCTTCAAAATACTCCACTGGGCACCAATCTCCAAAACATCTCCTGCAAACACACATTCATAGGTCAAACTTACACCACAGCAGAATAGGCAGGGAAATAAGCTAACAGCAAGCAGGGGGAATCGCAGTAACACTGGGCGCTTCACAGCcagcagggaaaaaaaaaatagtaactaGGAGCCGTCAGGGGATGGATCGCATTAACACTGGGCGCCGCACAGCcggcatggggggggggtgggggggagagggggaatggCGGTGACACTGAGCGCCGCACAGCCAGCATGGGGTGGGAATGGCAGTGACACTGGGCGCCGCACAGCCGGCATGGGGGGGTGGCAGTGACACTGAGCGCTGCACAGCCGGCATGGGGGGGGAATGGCAGTGACACTGAGCGTCGCACAgccggcatggggggggggggaatggcagTAACACTGGGCgcagttaaaaaaattaaaatcgcaCAGCTGGCAGGGGGGAATGGCAGTAACACTGGGCACCACACGACTGGCAGGGGGGAATGGCAGTAACACTGGGCGCCACCCAACTTGCAGGGTGTAAATCGCAGTAACACTGGGCGCCACCCAGCTGGCAGATGTAAATGGCAGTAACACTGGGCGCCACAAAGCAGGCAGCGGGAAAGGCAGTAACACTGGgcgcaggtaaaaaaaaataaaaaaaataaaatcgcaCAGCTGGCAGGGGGGAATGGCAGCCACACAACAGGCAGGGGGGGGAATGGCAGCAACACTGGGCGCCACCCAGTTGGCAGGGGGTAAGTGGCAGTAACACTGGGCGCCACCCAGCTGGCAGGGGGTAAGTGGCAGTAACACTGGGCGCCACCCAGCTGGCAGGGGGTAAGTGGCAGTAACACTGGGCGCCACCCAGCTGGCTGGGGGTAAATGGCAGTAACACAGGGCGCCACCCAGCTGGCAGGGAGTATAAATGGCAGGAACACAGGGCGCCACCCAGCTGGCAGGGAGTATAAATGGCAGGAACACAGGGCGCCACCCAGCTGGCAGGGAGTATAAATGGCAGGAACACAGGGCGCCACCCAGCTGGCAGGGAGTATAAATGGCAGTAACACTGGGCGCCACCCAGCTGGCAGGGAGTATAAATGGCAGTAACACTGGGCGCCACCCAGCTGGCAGGGAGTATAAATGGCAGTAACTGTGCCATGTAGTGGGATTATAGTAACTTTTGCCACATAAGAGAAGTTTATGAGTATACGTATTTATTGACAGTGCTTAGGGCCTGTAAAGTGTTTGTACATGTACTGTGAAATTAGTTTAATACTTACTTGCCAATACCAGCTGTTGCTTTGTAAGCTTTACATCAGTTGTGGGTAAGAAATTCTGCTCCAAGAGGGCAAGCTGCGGATATGAAAAAAAGAGTCAGAGAAAGACCTGGTGATTTGTAATCAATCTAAAATGTACATGTTGCTCTGTTCCCTATTCATTAGCCATCCTGAAAGGTGTACACGATTCTTCAGTTAAAGTTCTTTATTAAAATGTAACAATTGGTAGCATGCATCTAAAATGATCCTATAGGACACAGTACAGTGCCAGGTCTTAAAATATGACTAATTTTGGATTCTGGTTTATATTAGATTAAGATTTACCATCCACTGCTTTGAGTGTCCCATGTTGGAATTACCGACTGAGCTAGAAAATGATTTAAacagatataaattatataaaagcaATTTAACACCTTTTAATTAACCAGCACTGTTGGCATTCTAACGGATTCAtcgcattgaagtggttatagtgcctgcagaacTCTGGCGCTGTTCATTTAGTGTTAACTCGTTTTTAATGCAGGGGAGCCACCAGGGCCGAGGGAACTGAAGTCTTTCAGCTCTTCTTACAATGCTCCCTAGTGCGCCCTGGCATTGTGCCGGGAAATAGCGTCACTCTaatcctggcatcactaaacggcGGGCAATAATGCAGAGCGAGAAGATTtcagcagctccactggaccccaaAGAAAGAATCCATTCCAGCTATCCCAAAAGGTAGGGAGATAGTGGTGgacgtaaattaaaataaaaacgaataatgagtgtgtgtgtctgtatgtcagccaGTAAGTATGTCttctgtctgtttaggtgactggctCCCCTCCGATCACATCTCCCATTTTGTTTACATTGAaatgcagggacaggatatagactctAGAACACTTACATTACTCTGtaatggttctggggactatagtgtccctttaagaattacatTGTAAtgctttgttagtttaaaaaaaaaagcctggctCCTACCTTTTTTTAAACTGGTTACTAGATTTCAAGCAAATCTGTCAAGCCCTGctaggctcgacaaatcccacgCACCAGGTCGTCACGGTGAACACGAATTTTGTCAGCCAATGGGCTGATACAATCTCTGTGCGCCAGGAGGAATTGAAGAACTGTAATTACTTCCTTCAGGCGCTGAGGCAGCGCAGAGGAATGGCGGCTCTGCTCACGCGGTCACCCCCATTCCACAGAGCTGGCCACCTGCCCATTCCTCTTCGCAGACTCAGCGCCTAGAGAAATAAATTACAGTTCCCTTCACTTCTTCCCAGGCACAGAGATAGAGAGACAGGAGATGGTATTTGAACCAGCAGCAGCCCAATCCCATCAGCAGCAGACACCCCACTAAACTGGTGACAATGCTTCTGCCCAAtcccactgtaccccagggaagtcactctCCTGCATCCaaaaggtaggtaggtaggtaggggtgtgtgtgtggtgtgggtctcaaataataacaaaaaaaaattattttattttttaaaaaagcacaCTTTTTCCTTACCAATAAACCCCCAGAATCTACACCTGCAACTATTTGGGAAACACACAAATGTGTCATCTGAGGGTTTCTTATCAAGCACGgaaccagacaaaaaaaaaatgctccaattTAACTAAACAACAAACTCAATTAGAAACCCAACATAAAGCTACTCTGAATGACAATACTTGCAAACAACTATTAACAATTAAAGTGAAACTCAAGTCTTGTTTGACATGAAAAATTAAAATCCAGTTCCATCTCACCAAGAAATCCTTTTACGAATATGGTCACAAGAGCCGGCTGATGCTAGCGAAAACACTGAGAACACGtcggcaaaaaaaacaaaatcggCCATTGGAGAGGGCTTTCAACAATACTATTCTTCACTGTACTGCTTACCCTCTCAAGAGCTGCTACCGGATGAGGATGGCATGAATTTCCACACCCAACAGAAGGACCACATTGCTCAATTTTATCTCCCTGTTGAACACCAACCTAAAGCTCTTTGCTAAAATACTAGCCCTCCGCATCCAACCCCTTCTACCTGATCTTATACATCCAGACTGTCAAAGCGATCAATTCAATCCATGCGACACGTACCCAGTCCTTGCCCTCCCTCCTGGTCTCAGCAGATGCAGAGAAGGAGTTCGACAGGGTTGATTTGCCCTTCCTAATGTCTACGCTGGGACATCTGGGCTTTAGTCCACATATGATGTCTTGGATTTCGACCTTATACACTACCCCCACTGCTTGAGTGAGCATTAACAGGATCCTCTCAAAACCATTCGATATCAAGAACAGCACACGACAGGGGTGTCCTCTATGACCCCTACTCTTCGTAATCAGCTTGGAACCATTTATTAAACACAATAAGTTCACAGCCACAAACAAAAAGTATTAGGGGGCACTGGGGAGTAAGCAAGATCTTGTCTCATGCAGATGACCTCCTGTTCTCCATCTCAAACACAGAGTCCACCTTGAGAGAGATTATGCAACAATTCGATACATATAGATGCCTGTCCAACTTAAAAATCAAATTAACGAAATCCAAAATGTTGGGTACTCCCGAGTGACGGTGACCTCTCTAAGGGTGGAATTCTATCTCCAGTGGTGCAAGGAGGCTATCAAATACCTGGGGGTCTGGCTCTCAGGAGTTTACCAATACATTCTGCATTAACTTCCCCCCACTTCTGGACAGAGTGCAAAAAGATTTTACATCCTGGGCGCTCCCCCATATTACTTGGCAGGATAAACGTCCTCCAAATGAATGTGCTCCCACGATTCTTATACTTCCTGCAAACCTTACCGGTCCAAATACCCAACACATTTCTCTCTCAAACTTGCAAAACAACCACAGAATACGTCTGGCGTCACCGGAAGGCAAGATTAAATTTCACTACTCTTACCAAACCAAAACAAAGGGGCCTGGGCTTACCGGACCTGGTTAAATACTCCAGAGGATTATTGAATGAATAGATGCCTCGACAGACAAGCTTTGGATCTCCATAGAAACCAGTTTTACAAAGACACCCCTGTACCTTCTCCTGTGGTTACCTTGAGAAGCGAAAGTGAGGCTAGCAGATAAACACCCAACCCTGTCTACCATCATGATACTATGGAAAAGACTCATCACACAGCTACCAAGCCCCGGGACTATCTTCAATGTGCCCCACTTCACACAAACCAAATTTTAGCCCTGCAACATCTGCTCTCTACATCACGACCTTCGGGCTGCCGACCCCATGAAGAATAAAAGATGTCTATACTCACGGCATCATCACACCTAAAACTTGGCCCACACCAACTACTTCACTTCAGATACCACCTGCTAGTGAGATTCTTTAAAAGCATACTCAACCTAGCCTTGAGGGAACTCTCTACCTATGAAACCATATGTGATCATTTTCCACTACCAGCACATGCAATGTCGCCATTATAAAGCCTGCTGAGTGCCCACACTTTGACATTTCCCTTCCCTACGTCACCAAATATCGTGAGAGACATATGGGACACCCGTTATCTTCTGAAGAATGGTCCACCATCTTTACTCTCATACACAAATCATCCATCTGTACTAGGTTTCCCGAATCGGGATACAACAGGATCTCAGTGGTACAAGACGCCAAAAAGGTTGACCATTATGGGAAGCAATTGCGAACCGGAGTGCTGGAAAGGATTGGGCTCCCTATACCACATATAATGGACATGTTCATTTATCAGACCTGTCTGAGAGGCAATCTATGGTGTCCTTCCATCTAACAGAAGCAAACCTACCACTCACACCAGAAACACTTACTTCAGTTAACACCCATACTATCACCCCATTTCAAATAATCAGTTATCCCACATTTGCATAATGCAGCCCGCAGCCTCATTCTATGCTAGTGGAAACAAACTACAACCCAGACTCTACAAGAATGGATGAACAGACAAATAGAAGATCCTATCAACAGCAGGATGTATACAAACTCACCATGCAACCTGGTACCGTTGGCTGCTCACGAATACCGCCACAGGAAACTAACAAGATACCTGCTGAGAACATACTGGTACGTCAGCTAAATAGCCCTGGAAAATGTC
This DNA window, taken from Pelobates fuscus isolate aPelFus1 chromosome 9, aPelFus1.pri, whole genome shotgun sequence, encodes the following:
- the PSMD8 gene encoding 26S proteasome non-ATPase regulatory subunit 8; this encodes MAVNGADSAGLRQTAAMYEQLKAEWSKKSPNLGKCGDLLGKLKLALLEQNFLPTTDVKLTKQQLVLARDVLEIGAQWSILKKDIPSFERYMAQLKCYYFDYEDELPESAYKHQLLGLNLLFLLSQNRVAEFHTELERLPAKEIQANVYIKHPVSLEQYLMEGSYNKVFLAKGNIPAESYTFFIDILLNTIRDEIAGCIEKAYEKVLFNEATRILFFNTPKKMTDYAKKRGWVLEPNNYYSFSSQQHNPEEATIPSTELAKQVIEYARQLEMIV